The Desulfobulbaceae bacterium genome segment ACCAAAACCTAAGATGAGCAGGGTTTTATACGGGATCTGGCCGGGCGGGAAGAAACGATTGCGCGCCGACCACCAAAACGGTCGCATCAGGGTGAAAGGCATCATCTCCCCTCGCTGCGCAAAGCCGAAATAACTGACTGCAACTCGTGAGCCCCGGTCAGTTGCAAGAAGATATCCTCTAAGCCGGAGTCGAGCAGATGAGTCTCTCTCCTCAAATCAGCCAGGTTGCCGGTGACCCTAAGACGGCCATCAATGACAATTGCGATTCGATCACACAGTTCCTCGGCAATCTCCAGGGAATGGGTGGAGAGAAAGATGCTGCCGCCGGCCTCGGCATGCTTTTTAAAGAGTTCTTTGACCAGCCGGGCGCTCTTGGGGTCCAGACCGACCATAGGTTCATCGACAATGAGCACCGGCAGGGCCAACATCAAGGCCGAAGTCATGATCAGCTTCTGCCTCATGCCGTGAGAATAGCTTTCGATCAGATGATCCCGCCAACTCAGCAGATCAAAGAGTTCCAAATAATAGTCAGTCTTGTCGTTGAATTGCTGAACCGGGAGTTGATAGAGACTGGCCATGAACTTCAGGAACTCAAGCCCGGTGAGCTTCTCGTAAAGGAAGGGACGATCAGGGATATAACCTGTCTGCTGTTTACAAATGGTGGGTTCTCGGATCAGGTCGCGCCCATTAATCAAGATGCTGCCCTCATCCGGCTTCAAGAGACCTGCCAGCATCTTGATGGTAGTGGTCTTGCCAGCGCCATTAGGTCCGAGAAAGCCAAAGAACTCACCCCGGTCGACCGAAAGATCAATCCGGTCCACCGCCTTGAAGCTCCCGAAACACTTACTCAACCCTTCGACCACGATTGACTTATGATCGCTTCTCATCTCACTTTGTAATATCGCCATTCTCCGATCACCTTATTCTGCAATGGCGACTCGCAGCTTGCCAAGCAGAGCGCCTATCTTAAGCTGCTCCCCGATCTCCCCATGAACGAACTTGATATGGGTAAGATCGGCGGGCAGCTCATTTTTGGTGGTATCAACACTGATCCAATTCTCCCCCATACAGATCTCATTCCAAGCGTGATAGTAAAAGGCCCCGGCATGAAAGGTGACCCCGGCCACTACCCGAGTAGGGATTCCAGCGCTTCGAGCCAGGGCCGCAAACAGGGCAGCATGTTCATTGCAATCACCCTTCCGACTACCCAGGGTGGTCAAGGCATCAGGAAGACCGAGCACTGGTCGTTTTTCGAGATTCAAATAGATCCATTGGCTCAAGGTTCGAACCTTCTCCAACGGAGTTGGTGCCTGAGCGATCAAGGATAGCGCCATTTGTTTGATCGCAGGACTCTCTACTTGGATATATGAGGTAGAGGAGAGTTCAGCGCTCTGTCCCTGACAAACCTGGGCCGTCTCATCCGGCAGATCCTCCAAGGTGACGGTCAAGATATCCCCCTCACGATGCTGCCGATCATTATCCAGAGCCGGAAAAACACTATTTTCCGGAAGTTGCAGCCGAAAACTGATCTCCTTGCGACCGGCAAGGTCCGGCATTGTGCCGGCAAGGGGCACCGAGACCGAACTCAACAGTTCCGGTCCATTCTTGCTAATCTCCGTCGCTCTGAATTCCGGCTCTGCAATAAAAACAAACCCGGCCGGCGTCTCTTCCTTCACCACCAACCCCTCATCATTCAAC includes the following:
- a CDS encoding ABC transporter ATP-binding protein; the encoded protein is MRSDHKSIVVEGLSKCFGSFKAVDRIDLSVDRGEFFGFLGPNGAGKTTTIKMLAGLLKPDEGSILINGRDLIREPTICKQQTGYIPDRPFLYEKLTGLEFLKFMASLYQLPVQQFNDKTDYYLELFDLLSWRDHLIESYSHGMRQKLIMTSALMLALPVLIVDEPMVGLDPKSARLVKELFKKHAEAGGSIFLSTHSLEIAEELCDRIAIVIDGRLRVTGNLADLRRETHLLDSGLEDIFLQLTGAHELQSVISALRSEGR
- a CDS encoding transglutaminase domain-containing protein, which gives rise to MRLVRPYTLFRVSVMMAWLVLFGLLLKRDYFIDTLRQREAQVLEQHAQESFLGVYFNAARIGYVKNSFTQTVESEITLTQEAYLLLNILNEHHPVRMRGRAFLTSGYLLKEFSIHFESPFYRMDATGEVEGTTVHFVIDTGKERITDSVSLNSPPFISTNRRAYLLDASLHEDSKIKVPYFDPILLTGQDAVVQYKGRDKQIIQGRIYNLHRFVESYNNIRVSSWLNDEGLVVKEETPAGFVFIAEPEFRATEISKNGPELLSSVSVPLAGTMPDLAGRKEISFRLQLPENSVFPALDNDRQHREGDILTVTLEDLPDETAQVCQGQSAELSSTSYIQVESPAIKQMALSLIAQAPTPLEKVRTLSQWIYLNLEKRPVLGLPDALTTLGSRKGDCNEHAALFAALARSAGIPTRVVAGVTFHAGAFYYHAWNEICMGENWISVDTTKNELPADLTHIKFVHGEIGEQLKIGALLGKLRVAIAE